A window from Vigna angularis cultivar LongXiaoDou No.4 chromosome 7, ASM1680809v1, whole genome shotgun sequence encodes these proteins:
- the LOC108338193 gene encoding trans-cinnamate 4-monooxygenase, whose amino-acid sequence MDLLLLEKTLLGLFLAAVVAIVVSKLRGKRFKLPPGPLPVPIFGNWLQVGDDLNHRNLTQLAKRFGDIFLLRMGQRNLVVVSSPDLAKEVLHTQGVEFGSRTRNVVFDIFTGEGQDMVFTVYGEHWRKMRRIMTVPFFTNKVVQQYRHGWEAEAAAVVDDVRKNPEAAVSGVVIRRRLQLMMYNNMYRIMFDRRFESEEDPLFQRLRALNGERSRLAQSFEYNYGDFIPILRPFLKGYLKICKEVKETRLKLFKDYFVDERKNIGSTKSTNNEGLKCAIDHILDAEKKGEINEDNVLYIVENINVAAIETTLWSIEWGIAELVNHPEIQQKVRDEIDRVLGAGHQVTEPDIQKLPYLQAVVKETLRLRMAIPLLVPHMNLHDAKLGGFDIPAESKILVNAWWLANNPAHWKKPEEFRPERFFEEESHVEANGNDFRYLPFGVGRRSCPGIILALPILGITLGQLVQNFELLPPPGQSQIDTSEKGGQFSLHILKHSTIVAKPRSF is encoded by the exons ATGGATCTCCTCCTACTGGAGAAGACCCTCCTCGGCCTCTTCCTAGCGGCGGTGGTTGCCATTGTTGTCTCCAAGCTCCGCGGCAAGCGCTTCAAGCTCCCGCCGGGCCCACTCCCTGTTCCCATCTTCGGCAACTGGCTCCAGGTTGGCGACGACCTCAACCACCGCAACCTCACTCAACTCGCCAAGCGCTTCGGCGACATCTTCCTCCTCCGCATGGGGCAGCGCAACCTGGTCGTGGTTTCCTCGCCGGACCTCGCCAAGGAGGTGCTGCACACTCAGGGAGTGGAGTTCGGCTCCCGCACCCGCAACGTCGTCTTCGACATCTTCACCGGCGAGGGCCAGGACATGGTCTTCACCGTCTACGGCGAGCACTGGCGCAAGATGCGACGCATCATGACCGTGCCCTTCTTCACCAACAAGGTCGTCCAGCAGTACCGCCACGGTTGGGAGGCGGAGGCCGCCGCCGTTGTGGACGACGTCAGGAAGAATCCCGAAGCGGCAGTCTCCGGCGTGGTGATCCGCCGCAGGCTCCAGCTCATGATGTACAACAACATGTACCGCATCATGTTCGACCGGAGATTCGAGAGCGAGGAGGACCCTCTGTTCCAGCGTCTCAGAGCGCTGAACGGCGAGAGGAGTCGGTTGGCTCAGAGCTTTGAGTATAACTATGGCGATTTCATTCCCATCTTGAGACCCTTCTTGAAGGGTTACTTGAAGATTTGCAAGGAGGTGAAAGAAACCAGGTTGAAGCTTTTCAAGGATTACTTCGTGGACGAGAGGAA GAATATTGGAAGCACGAAGAGCACTAACAACGAAGGACTTAAATGTGCTATTGATCACATTTTGGATGCTGAGAAAAAGGGCGAGATCAACGAAGACAACGTACTTTACATTGTTGAGAACATCAACGTTGCTG CAATTGAAACAACTCTCTGGTCAATTGAATGGGGTATTGCTGAGCTTGTGAACCATCCAGAGATTCAGCAGAAAGTGAGGGATGAAATTGACAGAGTTCTTGGAGCAGGGCATCAGGTGACTGAGCCAGATATCCAAAAGCTTCCATACCTTCAAGCAGTGGTGAAGGAAACCCTTCGCCTCAGAATGGCAATCCCTCTCCTTGTCCCACACATGAACCTCCACGATGCTAAGCTTGGTGGCTTTGACATCCCAGCTGAAAGCAAGATTTTGGTGAATGCATGGTGGCTGGCGAACAACCCTGCACACTGGAAGAAGCCAGAAGAGTTCAGGCCTGAGAGGTTCTTCGAAGAGGAATCGCATGTGGAAGCGAATGGCAATGACTTCAGGTACCTTCCCTTTGGTGTTGGGAGAAGAAGCTGCCCCGGAATCATTCTTGCATTGCCCATTCTTGGCATCACTTTGGGACAATTGGTCCAAAACTTTGAGCTCTTGCCTCCCCCTGGGCAGTCCCAGATTGACACCAGTGAGAAAGGAGGACAGTTTAGCTTGCACATACTAAAGCATTCCACCATTGTTGCAAAGCCAAGGTCCTTTTAG